One stretch of Tepiditoga spiralis DNA includes these proteins:
- a CDS encoding MBL fold metallo-hydrolase — MSLSDPKILFENDEHKFIMLGMETGDEHGIYTNQYLILHKDEGVLLDPGGVHVFPKVLANVSEFINPDKITGIFYSHQDPDVSSGIALWSNVTNAKIYASNLWERFLPHFGVFDEKKFIALSDKGGNIPFKDGLKLEIVPAHFMHSVGNFNIYDPISKIFFSGDVGVGVVPPSERSIFVESFESYKKYIEGFHVRYMTSNKACKKYVDLLNKYDINILAPQHGSLYKDNDVKKFLNWLSGIKCGVDIIDKIYGM, encoded by the coding sequence GTCTTTAAGCGATCCAAAGATTCTTTTTGAAAATGATGAACATAAATTTATAATGCTCGGTATGGAAACTGGAGATGAACATGGAATATATACAAATCAATATTTGATTCTACATAAAGATGAAGGTGTTTTATTAGATCCAGGTGGAGTACATGTTTTTCCTAAGGTTCTTGCAAATGTAAGCGAGTTTATAAATCCCGATAAAATAACGGGAATTTTTTATTCTCATCAAGATCCTGATGTTTCTTCTGGTATAGCACTTTGGAGCAATGTAACTAACGCAAAAATATATGCTTCAAATCTTTGGGAAAGATTTTTACCTCATTTTGGTGTTTTTGATGAAAAAAAATTTATTGCTTTGAGTGATAAAGGGGGAAATATTCCTTTTAAAGATGGATTAAAATTAGAAATAGTCCCAGCACATTTTATGCATTCAGTAGGAAACTTTAATATTTATGATCCAATATCAAAGATTTTCTTTTCAGGAGATGTTGGTGTTGGTGTTGTACCTCCAAGTGAAAGAAGTATATTTGTTGAAAGTTTTGAATCTTATAAAAAATATATTGAAGGATTTCATGTTAGGTATATGACATCAAATAAAGCTTGTAAAAAATATGTGGATCTTTTAAATAAATATGATATTAATATTCTTGCTCCTCAACATGGTTCTTTGTATAAAGATAATGATGTTAAAAAATTTTTAAATTGGCTTTCTGGTATAAAATGTGGTGTTGATATAATAGATAAAATTTATGGGATGTGA
- a CDS encoding methyl-accepting chemotaxis protein, with amino-acid sequence MGNQKELIKKLAVNTYHESVLTSFIDNLDSVLMERFRGLVVKADDVEKTSVESIENFTKISEELQSFIENGEVKSKIMAETNTKIIEKIESLGTSVDKIDSDIEVNINNISNVLERFNNVQEMTQNINNIAKQTNILSINASIEAARAGEAGKGFAVVAEEVKKLSFETNSSSKKIGESVKLLSKDVKNVLDNMNHLFDLFKVLSESSKESMQVMKENVEFINTLVSRLKNNTEVINNSTESLNISKDEINELVNSINSISTVLNTVLKMQSAIKNIKL; translated from the coding sequence ATGGGAAATCAAAAAGAACTTATTAAAAAATTAGCTGTCAATACATACCATGAAAGTGTTTTAACTTCTTTTATAGATAACTTAGATAGTGTATTAATGGAAAGATTTAGAGGGTTAGTTGTAAAGGCTGATGACGTTGAAAAAACGTCTGTTGAATCCATAGAAAATTTCACTAAAATATCTGAAGAACTTCAAAGTTTTATTGAAAATGGTGAAGTAAAATCAAAAATAATGGCTGAAACAAATACTAAAATAATAGAAAAAATAGAAAGTCTTGGTACGAGTGTTGATAAAATAGATTCAGATATAGAAGTAAATATAAACAATATATCTAACGTACTTGAAAGATTCAATAATGTTCAAGAAATGACTCAAAACATAAATAACATTGCAAAACAAACTAATATACTTTCCATAAATGCTTCAATAGAAGCAGCAAGAGCTGGAGAAGCTGGAAAAGGTTTTGCTGTTGTTGCCGAAGAGGTTAAAAAATTATCATTTGAAACAAATTCATCCTCTAAAAAAATAGGAGAAAGCGTTAAATTGCTATCAAAGGATGTTAAAAATGTTTTAGATAATATGAATCACTTATTTGATTTGTTTAAAGTTTTATCTGAATCTTCCAAAGAGTCCATGCAAGTTATGAAAGAAAATGTTGAGTTCATAAACACATTAGTTTCTAGACTTAAAAATAATACTGAAGTAATAAACAACAGCACAGAAAGTTTAAACATATCTAAAGATGAAATAAATGAACTTGTAAATTCAATAAATTCAATATCTACTGTATTAAATACTGTTTTAAAAATGCAAAGTGCTATAAAAAATATTAAACTGTGA
- a CDS encoding NAD(P)/FAD-dependent oxidoreductase, which translates to MIVVIGGGASGLMAAISAAKLGAKVTILEKMNKPGKKILASGNGKCNYTNINTNINNYHGKDKKFIESIINNFNVNSTIEFFKQIGVYPKIDSEGRVYPFSLQASSVVDNLLYECKKHNVNIVCNAKVTNIKKKNNLYEVYYNDTKIKANSLIVSVGGKSSSKLGSDGSLFNTIKSLNHNFSPMYPAIVQLKLKGNFKEVKGVRVRGEVTLYDEKKLIAKEKGEQLFTDYGISGISVMNLSGYVHSLKKPILKLDFFPNFSLNELISLLLSRKKNMPHKTFKESFIGLLNSKLIHLIFKLSNIKDKKYSNVSIDEIKKISKILKESTFDIVGTKDFENSQVTAGGLLTSEINSKTLESKINKNLYFCGEVLDVYGDCGGYNLQWAWSSGYIAGKSAGGKYAKNK; encoded by the coding sequence ATGATAGTTGTAATTGGTGGTGGGGCTTCTGGTTTAATGGCAGCCATTTCTGCAGCAAAACTTGGAGCTAAAGTAACTATCTTAGAAAAAATGAATAAACCGGGAAAAAAAATACTTGCATCAGGAAATGGAAAGTGTAATTACACAAACATAAATACAAACATAAATAATTATCATGGAAAAGATAAAAAGTTTATTGAAAGTATAATAAATAATTTTAATGTAAACTCTACAATTGAATTTTTTAAACAAATAGGGGTATATCCTAAAATAGATAGTGAAGGAAGGGTATACCCTTTTTCATTGCAAGCATCTTCTGTAGTTGATAATCTTTTGTATGAGTGTAAAAAACACAATGTAAATATTGTTTGCAATGCAAAAGTTACCAATATAAAGAAAAAAAATAATTTATATGAAGTATATTATAATGATACTAAAATAAAAGCAAACTCATTAATAGTATCTGTTGGCGGAAAATCATCTTCAAAACTTGGTTCTGATGGAAGTTTATTTAATACAATAAAGTCATTAAATCATAATTTTTCTCCAATGTATCCAGCAATAGTTCAATTAAAATTAAAAGGAAACTTTAAAGAAGTTAAAGGCGTTAGAGTTCGTGGTGAAGTTACCTTATATGATGAAAAAAAATTAATTGCTAAAGAAAAAGGAGAACAATTATTTACTGATTATGGAATATCTGGAATTTCTGTTATGAATTTATCTGGATATGTTCATAGTTTAAAAAAACCTATTTTAAAATTAGATTTTTTCCCAAACTTTTCTTTAAACGAATTAATTTCTTTATTATTATCTCGAAAAAAGAACATGCCTCATAAAACATTTAAAGAATCTTTCATTGGTTTATTAAATTCAAAATTAATACATTTAATATTTAAACTTTCAAATATTAAAGATAAAAAATACTCTAATGTATCTATTGATGAAATAAAAAAAATATCAAAAATATTAAAAGAAAGTACCTTTGATATTGTTGGAACTAAAGATTTTGAAAACTCTCAAGTTACGGCTGGTGGTTTATTAACTTCTGAAATAAACTCAAAAACTTTAGAATCAAAAATAAATAAAAATTTATACTTTTGTGGTGAAGTATTAGATGTTTATGGAGATTGCGGAGGATATAACCTTCAATGGGCATGGAGTAGTGGATACATAGCTGGAAAAAGTGCAGGAGGAAAATATGCTAAGAATAAATAA
- a CDS encoding NAD(P)/FAD-dependent oxidoreductase: MLRINNVKLPITHNDEDIKRYIAEKININKSSIKSIKIAKQSIDARKKREMIYFIYSIDFEVENENKIKTSLVTTSPNKNYEMPTVKNKPKLPPIIIGSGPAGLFTGLILAECGLNPIILERGKSVDARKKDINLFWNNGILNTESNVQFGEGGAGTFSDGKLTTLIKDKFGRIKKVLEEFVESGAPKDILYKNKPHIGTDILEVVVKNIRKKITKLGGTIKFQHKVTDLIIENNEAKGVIINNKEKLYSNDIVLAIGHSARDTFKMLYENNLLISQKPFSIGVRIEHLREMIDKSQYGKFFNHPKLGAADYKLSYRTKANRAVYTFCMCPGGQVIASSSEENMIVTNGMSKHARNLKNSNSAILVNVETKDFKSSHPLAGIEFQRYWESEAFKLSNSYKAPSQLFNDFLNNRKTKKFGEIKPSYIPGVALQDLNKCLPNFVSSSLKEGILIMNNKIHGFSDNNAILTGVETRSSSPIRIDRNEFCESTNTKNLYPCGEGAGYAGGITSSAVDGIRIAENIIKKYR, translated from the coding sequence ATGCTAAGAATAAATAATGTAAAATTACCAATAACTCACAATGATGAAGATATAAAAAGATACATTGCAGAAAAAATTAATATAAATAAAAGTTCTATAAAAAGTATAAAAATTGCTAAACAATCTATTGATGCTAGAAAAAAAAGAGAAATGATTTATTTTATTTATTCAATAGATTTTGAGGTTGAAAATGAAAATAAAATAAAAACCTCTTTAGTTACAACGTCTCCAAACAAAAATTATGAAATGCCAACTGTAAAAAATAAACCAAAATTACCTCCCATAATAATTGGAAGTGGTCCAGCTGGATTGTTTACTGGATTAATACTTGCTGAATGTGGATTAAATCCTATAATCTTAGAAAGAGGAAAAAGTGTTGATGCTCGAAAAAAAGATATAAATCTTTTTTGGAATAATGGAATTTTAAATACAGAAAGTAACGTGCAATTTGGTGAAGGTGGAGCAGGAACATTTTCAGATGGAAAATTAACAACTCTTATAAAAGACAAATTTGGAAGAATAAAAAAAGTTTTAGAAGAGTTTGTAGAAAGTGGTGCTCCAAAAGATATTTTATACAAAAATAAACCTCATATAGGCACTGATATATTAGAAGTAGTTGTTAAAAATATTAGAAAAAAAATAACAAAATTAGGTGGAACTATAAAATTCCAACACAAAGTAACTGATCTAATAATAGAAAATAATGAAGCAAAAGGAGTTATTATAAATAATAAAGAAAAGCTTTATTCAAATGATATAGTGTTGGCAATTGGACATAGTGCTCGTGATACCTTTAAAATGTTGTATGAAAATAATCTTTTAATATCTCAAAAACCATTTTCAATTGGTGTTAGAATAGAACATTTAAGAGAAATGATAGATAAAAGTCAATATGGAAAATTTTTTAATCACCCAAAGCTTGGAGCTGCAGATTATAAACTTTCATATAGAACAAAAGCAAATAGAGCAGTTTATACCTTTTGTATGTGCCCTGGTGGTCAAGTAATTGCTTCTTCCTCAGAAGAAAATATGATAGTAACAAATGGCATGAGCAAACATGCAAGAAATTTAAAAAATTCAAATAGTGCAATTTTAGTAAATGTAGAAACTAAAGACTTTAAAAGTTCTCATCCGCTTGCAGGAATTGAATTTCAAAGGTATTGGGAAAGTGAAGCTTTTAAATTATCTAATTCATATAAAGCTCCATCTCAATTATTTAATGATTTTTTAAATAATAGAAAAACTAAAAAATTTGGAGAGATAAAACCATCTTATATACCTGGTGTTGCCTTACAAGATTTAAATAAATGTTTACCTAATTTTGTTTCTTCTTCTTTAAAAGAAGGTATATTAATTATGAACAATAAAATCCATGGATTTTCTGATAATAATGCTATTTTAACGGGAGTCGAAACAAGAAGTTCTTCACCAATACGCATAGATAGAAATGAATTTTGTGAAAGTACAAATACTAAAAACTTGTATCCATGTGGGGAAGGTGCTGGTTATGCTGGAGGCATAACCTCTTCTGCAGTCGATGGTATAAGAATAGCTGAAAATATAATAAAAAAATATAGGTAG
- the pepT gene encoding peptidase T — translation MKDVVDRFLEYVKFHTTSNENSNYCPSTQGQIELAEYLKKELETMGLEEISLKDGYLMATLPSNIEKKVPTVGFIAHMDTSPDLTGENVKPKIIDYNGGTIKLNEEISMSPEEFESLNKYVGQKLIVTDGTTLLGADDKAGIAEILTAIEQIKESRIKHGKIRIGFTPDEEIGRGADKFDVNLFGADFAYTIDGGELGELESENFNAATATFEIRGKSIHPGTAKDKMINAALIAGELSTMFPETQTPQHTEKYEGFFHIVHIQGTCDSAKVIMIVRDHDKKLFEDKKELCRKNSELLNKKYGKGTIKLILKDSYYNMKEIIEKKPEIVEYAKKAMENVGVTPIIKPIRGGTDGARLSFMGLPCPNIFTGGHNYHGRYEYIPVESMKKAVSVIVELSKIVSEI, via the coding sequence GTGAAAGATGTTGTAGATAGATTTTTAGAATATGTAAAATTTCATACTACTTCAAATGAAAATTCTAATTATTGTCCGTCAACTCAAGGACAAATTGAACTTGCAGAGTACTTAAAAAAAGAACTTGAAACTATGGGATTAGAAGAAATTTCATTAAAAGATGGTTATTTAATGGCTACACTACCTTCAAATATAGAAAAAAAAGTGCCAACTGTTGGATTTATAGCTCATATGGATACATCTCCAGATCTAACAGGTGAAAATGTAAAACCAAAAATTATAGATTATAATGGTGGAACAATAAAATTAAATGAAGAAATTAGTATGTCTCCAGAAGAATTTGAGAGTTTAAATAAATATGTTGGTCAAAAGTTAATAGTTACAGATGGAACTACTCTGCTTGGAGCAGATGATAAAGCTGGTATAGCTGAAATTCTTACTGCAATTGAACAAATAAAAGAAAGTAGAATAAAACATGGAAAAATAAGAATAGGATTTACTCCTGACGAAGAAATAGGAAGAGGTGCAGATAAGTTTGATGTAAATTTATTTGGAGCAGATTTTGCTTATACAATTGATGGTGGTGAACTTGGAGAACTTGAAAGTGAAAACTTCAATGCAGCAACAGCAACCTTTGAAATAAGAGGAAAGAGTATACATCCAGGAACAGCAAAAGATAAGATGATAAATGCTGCTTTAATCGCTGGCGAATTATCAACAATGTTCCCAGAAACGCAAACACCTCAACATACAGAAAAATATGAAGGCTTTTTTCACATAGTACATATTCAAGGTACATGTGATTCTGCAAAAGTTATTATGATAGTAAGAGATCATGATAAGAAATTATTTGAAGATAAAAAAGAGTTATGTAGAAAGAATTCAGAGCTTTTAAACAAGAAGTATGGAAAAGGAACTATAAAATTAATATTAAAAGATTCATATTACAATATGAAAGAAATAATAGAAAAAAAGCCAGAAATAGTTGAATATGCAAAAAAAGCAATGGAAAATGTTGGAGTTACACCGATTATAAAACCAATAAGAGGTGGAACTGATGGTGCAAGATTATCTTTTATGGGTCTTCCTTGTCCAAATATTTTTACAGGTGGGCATAATTATCATGGAAGGTATGAATATATACCAGTAGAATCAATGAAAAAGGCAGTTTCTGTTATTGTAGAACTTTCTAAAATAGTTTCAGAAATATAA
- a CDS encoding cysteine protease StiP domain-containing protein, producing MKLIQSSYKSDDVIFLLKDISDEMKELPTKERERLIQSGKKHYSEMLPIEYEPGESYKKLFFSSLKKYKEKIALFTGILSEKIVSIKGKDIVLVSLARAGTPIGILVKRYIKNKFNLSIPHYSISIIRDRGIDEVALNKIIKEHTNSKIVFIDGWTGKGTIKAVLKNACNDFNLKYKTDISDELAVLADPCGCAEMSGTKEDFLIPSSCLNSVVSGLVSRTVLNDFIKENEYHGAKFYKNLKEFDLSNYYIDEIEKEFIKVLNLKKNLSRDEVNWNGKKEVDRIEKEFKVTNRNFIKPGIGETTRVLLRRIPDIILVNNYKDEDLEHIFILAKEKKVKVIEYPLRGYKCCGIIKKTGDA from the coding sequence ATAAAATTAATTCAAAGCAGTTATAAATCTGATGATGTTATTTTTTTATTAAAGGATATTTCAGATGAAATGAAAGAGTTACCAACAAAAGAAAGAGAAAGATTAATTCAAAGTGGTAAAAAACATTATTCAGAAATGCTTCCAATAGAGTATGAACCAGGAGAAAGCTATAAAAAATTATTTTTTTCTTCTTTAAAAAAATACAAAGAAAAAATTGCACTATTTACTGGAATTTTATCCGAAAAGATTGTTTCAATAAAAGGTAAAGATATAGTTCTTGTTTCTTTAGCAAGAGCGGGTACTCCAATAGGTATACTTGTAAAAAGGTATATAAAAAATAAATTTAATTTGAGTATACCTCATTATTCTATATCTATAATAAGAGATAGAGGAATAGATGAAGTTGCTTTAAACAAAATAATAAAAGAACATACAAATTCTAAAATAGTTTTTATTGATGGATGGACTGGAAAAGGAACAATAAAAGCAGTATTAAAAAATGCGTGCAATGATTTTAATTTGAAGTATAAAACTGATATAAGTGATGAATTAGCTGTTTTGGCTGATCCATGTGGATGTGCTGAAATGAGCGGAACAAAAGAAGACTTTTTAATTCCAAGTAGTTGCTTAAATTCTGTTGTATCGGGACTTGTAAGTAGAACCGTATTGAATGATTTTATAAAAGAAAATGAATATCATGGAGCTAAATTTTATAAAAATTTAAAAGAATTTGATCTTTCAAACTATTACATTGATGAAATAGAAAAAGAATTTATTAAAGTTTTAAACTTAAAAAAGAATTTATCAAGAGATGAAGTTAATTGGAATGGGAAAAAAGAGGTCGATAGAATAGAAAAAGAGTTTAAGGTTACTAATAGAAACTTTATAAAACCTGGTATAGGAGAAACAACAAGAGTTTTATTAAGGAGAATTCCCGATATAATCCTTGTAAATAATTATAAAGATGAAGATTTAGAACACATATTTATATTGGCTAAGGAAAAAAAAGTAAAGGTAATAGAATATCCTTTAAGAGGATATAAATGTTGTGGAATTATTAAAAAAACAGGTGATGCTTAG
- a CDS encoding phosphoribosyltransferase family protein has protein sequence MKMKTSQAYYKINDNLKVKVMVRENPFQLNINDLFEMAARINKKRAFLFVSKVLGKHIPVSPQKSIQYGKLLGELYYKNVYPYLSKKEKIFLPKHNIFIGFAETATALGHSAFSIFENCSYIHTTREINLNKEKIFDFQEEHSHATNHFLYSNEKHFFDNEYAIVFIDDEITTGKTILNFIKEINKKYSRKEYHVLTILDWRNDENIKKYEEFEEKFNIKINVHSLIKGSIEVFGKFDDTYTEKRIKKEIKDVEVNFYELDEKIDHLTGKFGTNSILQKELDDLVLRVAKKIDDTSKRKLVLGTGEFMYIPMKVACNLSGNVKYHSTTRSPIIPMNKKEYAIKNKFYLKNIYDESIDEYIYNILENEYDSLYIMYEKKGNNKLLNETINELKTTGIKKINVCFFER, from the coding sequence ATGAAGATGAAAACTTCACAAGCTTATTACAAGATAAATGATAATTTAAAAGTAAAGGTAATGGTAAGAGAAAATCCGTTTCAGTTGAATATTAATGATTTATTTGAAATGGCTGCAAGAATAAACAAAAAGAGAGCTTTTTTATTTGTCAGTAAGGTATTAGGAAAACATATACCAGTGTCTCCACAAAAGTCTATACAGTATGGTAAACTTTTGGGTGAGTTGTACTATAAAAATGTATACCCATATTTATCAAAAAAAGAAAAAATATTTCTTCCAAAACATAATATATTTATTGGATTTGCAGAAACTGCAACGGCACTTGGACATTCCGCTTTTAGCATTTTTGAAAATTGTAGTTATATTCATACAACGCGTGAAATAAATTTAAATAAAGAAAAAATATTTGATTTTCAAGAAGAACATTCACATGCAACGAATCATTTTTTATATTCAAATGAAAAACATTTTTTTGATAATGAATATGCAATTGTTTTTATAGATGATGAAATAACAACTGGAAAAACAATTCTTAATTTTATTAAAGAAATAAATAAAAAGTATTCTAGAAAAGAGTATCATGTTTTAACAATATTAGATTGGAGAAATGATGAAAATATAAAAAAATATGAAGAATTTGAAGAAAAATTTAATATAAAAATAAATGTACATTCACTTATAAAGGGAAGCATTGAAGTATTTGGGAAATTTGATGATACTTATACAGAAAAAAGAATAAAAAAAGAGATTAAAGATGTTGAAGTTAATTTTTATGAACTTGATGAAAAGATAGATCATTTAACTGGAAAGTTTGGAACAAATTCTATATTACAAAAAGAATTAGACGATTTAGTTTTAAGAGTAGCAAAGAAAATTGATGATACTTCAAAAAGAAAGTTGGTATTGGGAACCGGTGAATTTATGTATATTCCAATGAAAGTAGCTTGTAATCTTTCTGGAAATGTGAAGTATCATTCAACAACAAGAAGTCCAATAATTCCAATGAATAAAAAAGAGTATGCCATAAAAAATAAATTTTATTTAAAAAATATATATGATGAAAGTATTGATGAATATATCTATAATATTTTAGAAAATGAGTATGATAGTCTTTATATAATGTATGAAAAAAAGGGAAATAATAAACTTTTAAATGAAACAATAAATGAATTAAAAACAACAGGAATAAAAAAAATAAACGTGTGTTTTTTTGAGAGGTGA
- a CDS encoding HpcH/HpaI aldolase/citrate lyase family protein produces the protein MKHFSHLTNKELEKIFYIKPKEINKFSKKEMLERALGATLYIPGNKKSIANIIMENKIPGLSSIVLCLEDAVGENEVKSAEKNLIKNLKELSNVKNVPLMFIRVRNPKHFQEFVDEYYNYLDNIIGFVFPKFDTTNAIEYFEVLKKLNVKNNNNFYGMPILETNRVLNKRFRYNEFDELLKIFKSYKEYLLNIRVGTTDLSGLYSLRRNQYTTVYDISLLRDFFGDVINYFKAENFIISGGVWEYFEKCKTNRILKPELRESPFIEHYGSKGKRIRKNILNDYNDILIKEVLLDKENGFLGKTVIYPTHVIIVNSMMPVMYEEYIDALEILKNDGEGVLKSNFNNKMNEIKPHFKWAEEIVKKSEIYGVFNEDENFTSLLQDK, from the coding sequence TTGAAACATTTTTCGCATTTAACTAATAAAGAGTTGGAAAAAATTTTTTATATAAAACCAAAAGAAATTAATAAGTTTTCAAAAAAAGAAATGCTTGAAAGAGCATTGGGGGCTACACTTTATATTCCTGGTAATAAGAAAAGTATAGCTAATATAATTATGGAAAATAAAATTCCAGGTTTATCTTCAATTGTTTTGTGCCTTGAAGATGCTGTTGGTGAAAATGAAGTAAAGAGTGCAGAAAAAAATTTAATAAAAAATTTAAAAGAATTATCAAATGTAAAAAACGTACCTTTGATGTTTATTAGAGTTAGAAATCCAAAACATTTTCAAGAGTTTGTAGATGAATACTATAATTATTTAGATAATATTATAGGTTTTGTTTTTCCAAAGTTTGATACAACAAACGCAATAGAGTACTTTGAAGTATTAAAAAAGTTGAATGTTAAAAATAACAATAATTTTTATGGAATGCCTATTTTAGAAACAAATAGGGTTTTAAATAAAAGGTTTAGATACAATGAATTTGATGAGCTTTTAAAAATTTTTAAGTCATATAAAGAATACTTATTGAATATAAGAGTTGGAACTACTGACTTAAGTGGACTGTATAGTTTACGAAGAAATCAATACACGACAGTTTATGATATCTCTTTGTTAAGAGATTTTTTTGGGGATGTTATAAATTATTTTAAGGCAGAAAATTTTATAATTTCTGGTGGTGTTTGGGAATACTTTGAAAAGTGTAAAACAAATAGAATTTTAAAACCAGAGTTGAGAGAAAGTCCTTTTATAGAACATTATGGAAGTAAAGGAAAAAGAATTAGAAAAAATATATTGAATGATTATAATGATATTTTAATAAAAGAAGTACTGTTGGATAAAGAAAATGGATTTTTAGGTAAAACAGTTATTTATCCAACTCATGTAATAATTGTTAATTCTATGATGCCTGTAATGTATGAAGAATACATTGATGCACTTGAAATATTAAAAAATGATGGAGAAGGTGTTTTAAAGAGTAACTTTAACAATAAAATGAATGAAATAAAGCCTCATTTTAAATGGGCAGAAGAAATAGTAAAAAAATCAGAGATATATGGGGTGTTTAATGAAGATGAAAACTTCACAAGCTTATTACAAGATAAATGA
- a CDS encoding Rpn family recombination-promoting nuclease/putative transposase has translation MCRINPRVDFAFKKLFGTESNKQLLIDLINSIVSEEDKVKDIEIKNPYNEKNFKNDKLSILDIKAVDQKGHWYNVEMQIIDQEYYDKRALYYWSRVYSGQLFAGINYDNLKKTISINILNFKCLEEENYHNVYKIVNMESKKEFIDHLEIHFIELEKYDEKMSTMLDRWVNFLKKADIYEKDKLPKELEEVESIKKAVELLDEMSLNYEERESYEARLKWLRDEEAAIKTAENKGFKKGLSKGIEQGIEQGIEQGIEQGIEQGIEQGIEQGIKQKSIETAKKMLTKGLDKKLISELTDLSIEEIKKLDK, from the coding sequence ATGTGTAGAATAAACCCAAGAGTAGATTTTGCATTCAAAAAGTTATTTGGAACTGAATCAAATAAACAATTATTAATAGATTTAATAAATTCAATAGTATCAGAAGAAGATAAAGTAAAAGACATAGAAATAAAAAATCCATACAATGAAAAAAACTTTAAAAATGATAAACTTTCAATATTAGATATAAAAGCAGTAGATCAAAAGGGACATTGGTACAATGTAGAAATGCAGATAATAGATCAAGAATATTATGATAAAAGAGCACTGTATTACTGGTCAAGAGTCTATTCAGGACAACTTTTTGCAGGAATAAACTATGATAATTTGAAAAAAACTATTAGTATAAACATATTAAACTTTAAATGTTTAGAAGAAGAAAATTACCATAATGTATATAAAATAGTAAATATGGAAAGCAAAAAAGAATTCATTGATCATTTAGAAATACATTTTATTGAGCTAGAAAAGTATGATGAAAAAATGAGTACCATGTTAGATAGATGGGTAAACTTTCTAAAAAAAGCGGATATATATGAAAAAGATAAATTACCAAAAGAATTAGAAGAAGTAGAAAGTATAAAAAAAGCTGTAGAATTATTGGATGAAATGTCATTAAATTATGAAGAACGAGAAAGCTATGAAGCAAGATTAAAGTGGCTTCGTGATGAAGAAGCTGCAATAAAAACAGCTGAAAATAAAGGTTTTAAAAAAGGTTTATCTAAGGGAATCGAACAAGGGATCGAACAAGGCATTGAACAAGGGATCGAACAAGGCATTGAACAAGGCATTGAACAAGGCATTGAACAGGGGATAAAACAAAAATCTATTGAAACAGCAAAAAAAATGTTAACTAAAGGATTGGATAAAAAATTAATATCTGAACTTACTGATTTATCTATAGAAGAAATAAAGAAATTAGATAAATAA